A genomic stretch from Desulfolutivibrio sulfodismutans DSM 3696 includes:
- a CDS encoding nickel-dependent hydrogenase large subunit: MRSDHGKNIVTCEGNTFIISAALSGGRVAEAWSTGRMIHDMNYLLGAEVGPDGPRFTTRASCLCNAGHALAAVRAVEDLLGLAVPPAARLVRDLAQGLQWVSEHLGHFYLFHLSDWVNLGLALRADPAKSARLAQDDSPIPAAGGGQFYLDAAERLKALAEGESGEFFAVGDCDHPAYAASPECSLLAFSHVPEAIRVRAALAEALAVLRCTGAQHPAFQVGGLADSAGTSPGDAPDLSAAARDRCASLVRQCRDFILYTFLPDILRVADAYRDWAGIGRTGVFLAFADLPGEDGQPPFSPGGIFTPGGVLKAPADALRMAWEDGETAWKGIDADHYRLRFGPGQPVYRFPSDDFVWFGVPRSAGLACEVGPLARMCGAYATGNGVVQAVVDDALRRLNLPLAAINSTLGRMLARGLEAAALIQTALSWLDSLDRCLARGDAALRAAIHDIPASGEGTGKAEIARGALAHRIRMEDRRIVRHESLVPSLWNFSPRSADGTRGPLEQALLATPVADAARPLEILRTIHSFDPCNACILRVEDAGAGRVMTVNAK, translated from the coding sequence ATGCGCAGCGATCACGGAAAGAACATCGTCACCTGCGAAGGCAACACCTTCATCATCAGCGCGGCCCTGTCCGGAGGACGCGTGGCCGAGGCCTGGAGCACGGGCAGGATGATTCATGACATGAACTACCTGCTGGGCGCCGAGGTCGGCCCGGACGGGCCGCGATTCACCACCCGAGCCTCCTGTCTCTGCAACGCCGGGCACGCCCTGGCCGCCGTCCGGGCCGTCGAGGATCTTCTCGGGCTGGCCGTGCCGCCTGCCGCACGACTGGTGCGCGACCTGGCCCAGGGACTGCAATGGGTGTCCGAGCACCTGGGGCATTTTTATCTGTTCCACCTCTCGGACTGGGTCAACCTGGGGCTGGCCCTGCGCGCGGACCCCGCAAAGAGTGCGCGCCTGGCGCAGGACGATTCCCCCATCCCTGCGGCGGGCGGCGGGCAGTTCTACCTGGACGCCGCGGAACGCCTGAAGGCCCTGGCCGAGGGCGAGAGCGGCGAATTTTTTGCCGTCGGGGACTGCGACCACCCGGCCTATGCGGCCTCCCCGGAATGCAGCCTGCTGGCCTTCAGCCATGTGCCTGAGGCCATCCGCGTCCGGGCCGCCCTGGCCGAGGCCCTGGCCGTCCTGCGATGTACCGGCGCGCAGCACCCGGCGTTTCAGGTCGGCGGCCTGGCCGACAGCGCCGGGACATCCCCCGGCGACGCCCCGGACCTGTCGGCCGCAGCGCGCGACCGGTGCGCCAGCCTGGTGCGCCAGTGCCGGGACTTCATCCTGTACACCTTTTTGCCCGACATCCTGCGCGTGGCCGACGCCTACCGGGACTGGGCGGGCATCGGCCGAACCGGCGTCTTCCTGGCCTTTGCCGACCTCCCCGGGGAGGATGGCCAGCCCCCGTTTTCTCCCGGCGGGATATTCACCCCGGGCGGCGTCCTTAAGGCCCCTGCGGACGCATTGCGCATGGCCTGGGAGGACGGCGAAACGGCCTGGAAAGGGATCGACGCAGACCACTACCGGCTGCGTTTCGGGCCGGGCCAGCCGGTCTACCGCTTTCCATCCGACGACTTTGTGTGGTTTGGCGTCCCCCGCAGCGCCGGTCTGGCCTGCGAGGTGGGCCCCCTGGCCCGGATGTGCGGGGCCTACGCAACGGGCAACGGCGTGGTGCAGGCCGTCGTGGACGACGCCCTGCGCCGACTGAACCTGCCCCTTGCGGCCATAAACTCCACCCTGGGCCGAATGCTGGCCCGGGGTCTTGAGGCCGCCGCCCTGATCCAGACCGCCCTGTCCTGGCTGGACAGCCTGGACCGCTGTCTGGCCCGCGGGGACGCAGCCCTTCGGGCCGCCATCCATGACATCCCGGCCTCGGGCGAGGGCACGGGCAAGGCCGAGATCGCCAGGGGGGCGCTGGCGCATCGCATCCGCATGGAAGACCGGCGCATCGTCCGGCATGAGTCCCTCGTGCCCTCCCTGTGGAATTTTTCCCCGCGCAGCGCCGACGGGACACGCGGCCCCCTGGAGCAGGCCCTTCTCGCCACGCCCGTGGCCGACGCCGCGCGCCCCCTGGAGATCCTGCGCACGATACACTCTTTCGATCCCTGCAACGCCTGCATCCTCCGGGTTGAGGACGCAGGCGCCGGGCGCGTGATGACCGTCAACGCCAAATAG
- a CDS encoding Lon protease family protein — MTIPLSPSRLRTACDPASIQAQDSRDIPDDPEALAKIQPRAHSAMEMALAIKSREYNVYLAGDPHLGRTYFARCFLDPAAAGGSPPPDLIYVHNFEDPDRPRIIRLPAGQGRRLKLAMAKAVADVRDEIPVHFEREAYLAKRQTLLRGFNTGRDELYADMEVRAKDEGFSLALDDQGALTLYPLLEGKVVSDEEFEHLDPDLKKELKGRGDRLLEEMGEYLRRITREEKGLRDQEKSLDRETASEVLDARLAPLFDEFGGNEALSGHFKAVREDILDNLDALAAAGGPGGSSPPSPPGHGGHSGLSGPDGAPLDDIFYRYEINLFVDNSQTTGAPVIVEDHPTYFNLMGCIERESELGALYTDFTLVKAGSLHRAGGGFLIVKVEDLVQNPTAWEGLLRALRSGQARVEDPSEGAEHARTRTIEPEPVQLDVKIILVGLDETYELLLYTDERFQKLFKLKAHLQDTMRRTPENTAILVSLLCRVIRDAGLAPFSRDALAALVDHASHLAEDQAKLSLKIPLLRELMIEAEALARMAGAACVERGHLSRAVTARDFRADLFEEEYLAEYDREMLKVATSGMAVGRANGLSVRMIGDHAFGLPHQIACTVGVGHGGIMDLEREAELGGPIHTKGMMILKSYLLGRFAQDKPLVLTGSLCFEQSYAEVEGDSASGAELAALLSALAERPIRLCYAFTGAVSQSGAILAVGGVNEKIEGFFAVCRRRGLTGEQGVLLPADNVDNLMLPEEVVAAVAQGQFHIFPVRRIEEAMEILTGIPAGKRGADGSFPSGSLYGLVDERLTRLARLALRPTRTTEWAGQGVCRDMGR, encoded by the coding sequence ATGACCATCCCCCTTTCCCCCTCTCGGCTGCGCACGGCGTGCGATCCGGCCTCCATCCAGGCCCAGGACAGCCGGGACATCCCCGATGATCCCGAGGCCCTGGCCAAGATCCAGCCCCGGGCCCACTCGGCCATGGAAATGGCCCTGGCCATCAAAAGCCGCGAATACAACGTCTATCTGGCCGGCGATCCGCATCTGGGCCGCACCTATTTCGCCAGATGCTTCCTGGACCCGGCGGCGGCCGGCGGCAGCCCGCCTCCCGACCTGATCTACGTCCACAATTTCGAAGATCCCGACCGGCCCCGGATCATCCGGCTTCCGGCCGGACAGGGCCGCAGGCTCAAATTGGCCATGGCCAAGGCCGTGGCCGACGTGCGGGACGAGATACCGGTTCATTTCGAGCGCGAGGCCTATCTGGCCAAACGCCAGACCCTTTTGCGGGGATTCAACACCGGCCGCGACGAGCTGTATGCGGACATGGAGGTCCGGGCCAAGGACGAGGGTTTTTCCCTGGCCCTTGACGACCAGGGGGCCTTGACCCTGTATCCGCTGCTGGAAGGCAAGGTGGTCAGCGACGAGGAGTTCGAGCACCTGGACCCGGACCTCAAAAAGGAGCTCAAGGGCCGGGGCGACCGGCTTTTGGAAGAGATGGGGGAATATCTGCGGCGCATCACCCGCGAGGAAAAAGGCCTGCGGGACCAGGAAAAAAGCCTGGACCGGGAGACCGCCTCGGAGGTTCTCGACGCCAGGCTGGCCCCCCTTTTCGACGAGTTCGGCGGCAACGAGGCCCTGTCCGGCCATTTCAAGGCCGTGCGCGAGGACATCCTGGACAACCTGGACGCCCTGGCCGCCGCAGGGGGACCGGGCGGATCGTCCCCCCCTTCCCCGCCGGGACATGGCGGCCACAGCGGCCTTTCCGGTCCCGACGGCGCGCCCTTGGACGACATCTTCTACCGCTACGAGATCAACCTCTTCGTGGACAACTCCCAGACCACCGGCGCGCCGGTCATCGTGGAGGACCACCCCACCTATTTCAACCTCATGGGTTGCATCGAGCGCGAATCCGAGCTTGGCGCGCTGTATACGGATTTCACCCTGGTCAAGGCCGGTTCCCTGCACCGGGCCGGGGGCGGCTTCCTCATCGTCAAGGTGGAGGATCTGGTGCAAAACCCCACGGCCTGGGAAGGGCTTTTGCGCGCCCTGCGCTCGGGCCAGGCCCGGGTGGAAGACCCCTCCGAGGGCGCGGAGCACGCCCGGACCCGGACCATCGAGCCCGAGCCCGTGCAGCTCGACGTCAAAATCATCCTGGTGGGCCTGGACGAGACCTACGAACTGCTTTTGTACACCGACGAACGCTTCCAGAAGCTTTTCAAGCTCAAGGCCCACCTCCAGGACACCATGCGCCGCACCCCGGAGAATACGGCCATCCTGGTCTCCCTGCTTTGCCGGGTCATCCGCGACGCCGGGCTTGCGCCGTTTTCCCGCGACGCCCTGGCCGCCCTGGTGGACCACGCCTCGCACCTGGCCGAGGACCAGGCCAAGCTGTCGCTGAAGATTCCGCTTCTGCGGGAACTGATGATCGAGGCCGAGGCCCTGGCCCGCATGGCCGGGGCGGCCTGCGTGGAGCGGGGACATCTGTCCCGGGCGGTGACGGCCCGGGATTTCCGGGCCGACCTCTTCGAGGAGGAATATCTGGCCGAATACGACCGGGAGATGCTCAAAGTGGCCACCTCGGGCATGGCCGTGGGCCGGGCCAACGGCCTGTCCGTACGCATGATCGGGGACCACGCCTTCGGGCTGCCGCACCAGATCGCCTGCACCGTGGGCGTGGGGCACGGCGGCATCATGGATCTGGAGCGCGAGGCCGAGCTTGGCGGCCCCATCCACACCAAGGGCATGATGATCTTAAAAAGCTATCTGCTGGGCCGTTTCGCCCAGGACAAGCCCCTGGTGCTCACCGGATCGCTGTGCTTCGAGCAGAGCTACGCCGAGGTGGAGGGCGATTCGGCCTCGGGCGCGGAGTTGGCGGCGCTTTTGTCGGCTCTGGCCGAGCGGCCCATCCGGCTGTGCTACGCCTTTACCGGGGCCGTGTCCCAGTCCGGGGCCATTTTGGCCGTGGGCGGGGTCAACGAGAAGATCGAGGGATTTTTTGCCGTGTGCCGCAGGCGGGGGCTTACGGGCGAGCAGGGCGTGCTGTTGCCCGCAGACAATGTGGACAACCTCATGCTGCCCGAGGAGGTGGTTGCGGCCGTGGCCCAGGGCCAGTTCCACATCTTCCCCGTGCGCCGCATCGAGGAGGCCATGGAAATATTGACCGGCATCCCGGCCGGAAAACGCGGCGCGGACGGCTCGTTTCCCTCGGGCAGCCTGTACGGGCTGGTGGACGAGCGGCTCACGAGGCTGGCTCGGCTGGCCCTTCGCCCGACGCGGACGACCGAATGGGCGGGCCAGGGCGTGTGCCGGGACATGGGCAGATGA
- a CDS encoding heavy metal translocating P-type ATPase, protein MTMPHDVSPLRRLPVRDVRVVHELPRRIRLKGGLFRHPRLNPDRLEAHLASLPGVERVRTNPYAGSLVVRHDGLPGRTGDILAALGALPPVVFVKGPARPREISRMDIGLHLLAAVASFAVPPVVRLVLAVLVGLPVVVDGVKNLLSRGFTAKSLDAASVGLCLAVRNYPSVCAIALMRIFGDYLKQTNDKRSNDLLHSLLRLKQQAVWVEREGVEIEVAPGDVAVGDVVVCGPGELVAVDGEVLAGAALVDKSMITGESIPVSLEKGDEVISGSVVESGRLRIRAKKVGVGTAMAKVRRFLENALEDRSLPEIRGDAMADSLAPATLALGALAYAFTRDLSRTASVTSIDYVCSVKFPARLSVRSSMYAAARGGVLLKGGRALDALARVDAVVFDKTGTLTSRELRVTDVIALRGWTREALLTLAARMEQHYDHPVARTILAEALRCDLRLDPVGEVDLHVSHGVCAVVDGKECRIGSRRFMSDLTGLERDRAETQADMLREQGKMALYVAQGNVVQGLIGLRDELRPHAQTALHGLRELGVKKVVVLTGDHRRTAEILGAQLEGVDAIHWELTPEGKACVVNELKSQGYCVAVVGDGVNDAPALVSADLGMCMPHGGDLAQASAQAILLSDDLRSLCTARRIAMRQTGILRRCLHEGAAANTALLGLAASGILSPLAAAVLHNMNTFTLMGYAMAKAGSPCGGTDKGDGLSTPS, encoded by the coding sequence ATGACGATGCCGCACGATGTTTCGCCGTTGCGCCGCCTTCCTGTCCGGGATGTGCGCGTGGTGCATGAACTGCCTCGCCGCATCCGGCTCAAAGGCGGATTGTTTCGGCATCCCCGGCTCAACCCTGATCGCCTCGAGGCGCATCTCGCCTCGCTGCCCGGGGTCGAGCGCGTGCGGACCAATCCCTACGCCGGTTCGCTTGTCGTCCGGCATGACGGCCTGCCGGGGCGCACGGGCGACATCCTGGCCGCCCTGGGGGCGCTTCCCCCGGTGGTGTTCGTCAAGGGACCGGCCAGGCCGCGCGAGATCAGCCGGATGGATATCGGGCTGCACCTGCTCGCGGCGGTCGCCAGTTTTGCCGTGCCGCCCGTGGTGCGGCTGGTCCTGGCTGTCCTGGTCGGACTGCCGGTGGTCGTGGATGGGGTCAAAAATCTCCTGTCCCGGGGATTTACGGCCAAATCCCTCGACGCGGCGAGCGTGGGGCTGTGCCTTGCGGTGCGCAATTACCCGTCCGTGTGCGCCATCGCCCTGATGCGCATTTTCGGCGACTACCTCAAGCAGACCAACGACAAACGCTCCAACGATCTGCTCCACAGCTTGCTGCGCCTGAAGCAGCAGGCCGTGTGGGTCGAGCGGGAAGGCGTGGAGATCGAGGTTGCCCCGGGCGATGTGGCGGTAGGCGACGTGGTCGTCTGCGGGCCGGGGGAACTGGTCGCCGTTGACGGAGAGGTTCTGGCGGGCGCTGCGCTGGTCGACAAGAGCATGATCACCGGCGAATCCATCCCCGTCAGCCTGGAAAAAGGCGATGAGGTGATTTCCGGATCGGTGGTGGAGAGCGGCCGCCTCCGCATCCGGGCAAAAAAGGTCGGCGTCGGGACCGCCATGGCCAAGGTCAGGCGTTTTTTGGAAAATGCCCTGGAGGACAGATCCCTGCCCGAGATCAGGGGGGACGCCATGGCCGACAGCCTGGCCCCCGCGACGCTGGCCCTTGGCGCTCTCGCCTATGCCTTCACCCGCGACCTGTCCCGAACCGCCTCGGTGACGTCCATCGACTATGTCTGCTCGGTGAAGTTTCCCGCCCGGCTGTCCGTGCGCAGCAGCATGTACGCCGCCGCCCGGGGCGGGGTGTTGCTCAAGGGAGGACGCGCCCTGGACGCCCTGGCCCGGGTGGACGCGGTGGTCTTCGACAAGACCGGCACGCTGACCTCGCGGGAGCTGCGGGTCACGGACGTCATTGCGCTGCGGGGCTGGACGCGGGAGGCGCTTTTGACCCTGGCCGCACGCATGGAGCAGCACTACGACCATCCGGTGGCGCGAACCATCCTGGCCGAGGCCCTGCGCTGCGATCTGCGGCTTGATCCTGTGGGCGAGGTCGATCTCCATGTGTCGCACGGGGTGTGCGCCGTGGTGGACGGCAAGGAATGCCGGATCGGAAGCCGACGGTTCATGTCCGATCTCACGGGGCTGGAACGCGACCGCGCCGAGACCCAGGCCGATATGCTGCGGGAACAGGGGAAAATGGCCCTCTACGTCGCGCAGGGCAATGTGGTGCAAGGGCTCATCGGCCTGCGCGACGAGCTGCGGCCCCATGCCCAGACGGCCCTGCACGGCCTTCGGGAGCTTGGCGTGAAAAAGGTGGTGGTGCTTACCGGCGACCACCGCCGGACGGCGGAAATCCTTGGGGCGCAGCTGGAGGGCGTGGACGCCATCCACTGGGAGCTGACGCCCGAGGGCAAGGCCTGCGTGGTCAACGAACTGAAGTCCCAGGGATACTGCGTCGCGGTGGTCGGCGACGGGGTCAACGACGCCCCGGCCCTGGTCAGCGCGGATCTGGGCATGTGCATGCCCCATGGGGGCGATCTGGCCCAGGCCTCGGCCCAGGCGATCCTTCTGAGCGACGACCTGCGGTCCCTGTGTACGGCTAGGCGCATCGCCATGCGGCAGACCGGGATTCTTCGGCGGTGCCTCCACGAGGGGGCGGCGGCCAACACGGCGCTCCTGGGGCTTGCCGCGTCCGGAATCCTCTCGCCGCTTGCGGCGGCCGTGCTGCACAACATGAACACCTTCACCCTGATGGGCTACGCCATGGCCAAGGCGGGATCTCCCTGCGGGGGCACGGACAAGGGCGACGGCCTCAGCACGCCTTCTTGA
- the sfsA gene encoding DNA/RNA nuclease SfsA has product MVFPGGLIRARLVRRRLRFLVDVVGDHGPFTAHTNNTGSMLGLLRPGTPVLLSVSGNPARKLPHTLEMVWMPTFSGGFWVGVNTLTPNRLLAAAFRAGRLPEITGNVHDAAGFDRLEPEPAFAGGRLDARIIGPAGTLLVETKNVTMVEDEVALFPDAATQRGRKHLVELARVAREGRETGTRAACLFLVQRPDGACFGPADMVDPEYADLFRQAVEAGVAMWAVRARCGPEGIDLGARLPLAPFQESSPATETAPPRDRG; this is encoded by the coding sequence ATGGTTTTTCCGGGCGGGCTTATCCGGGCCCGGCTGGTGCGCCGCCGCCTGCGCTTTCTGGTGGATGTCGTCGGAGACCACGGGCCGTTTACGGCCCACACCAACAACACCGGCAGCATGCTGGGCCTGCTTCGGCCCGGGACGCCCGTGCTGTTGTCCGTCAGCGGCAACCCCGCCCGCAAACTGCCCCATACCCTGGAAATGGTCTGGATGCCGACCTTTTCCGGCGGATTCTGGGTGGGGGTCAACACCCTGACGCCCAACCGGCTTCTGGCGGCGGCCTTTCGGGCCGGGCGGCTGCCCGAGATCACCGGAAATGTTCATGACGCCGCCGGTTTCGACCGCCTGGAGCCGGAACCGGCCTTTGCCGGGGGCCGCCTGGACGCCCGCATAATCGGCCCGGCCGGGACGCTTTTGGTGGAGACCAAAAACGTGACCATGGTCGAGGACGAGGTGGCCCTGTTCCCGGATGCGGCAACTCAGCGGGGCCGAAAACATCTGGTGGAGCTTGCCCGGGTGGCCCGGGAGGGGCGGGAGACCGGAACCCGGGCGGCCTGTCTTTTTTTGGTGCAGCGCCCCGACGGGGCCTGCTTCGGCCCGGCGGACATGGTGGACCCGGAATACGCGGACCTTTTCCGGCAGGCCGTGGAGGCCGGGGTGGCCATGTGGGCCGTGCGGGCCAGGTGCGGCCCGGAGGGCATCGACCTGGGGGCCCGCCTGCCCCTGGCCCCGTTTCAGGAATCCTCCCCGGCCACGGAGACCGCCCCGCCCCGTGACCGAGGGTGA
- a CDS encoding pyridoxal phosphate-dependent aminotransferase: MLTALRLSCVKPSATLAMSAKAKEMKAAGRRVLDLSAGEPDFPTPAHVKDAAKAALDADFTRYTAVPGIPEARAAVAGYFKQFYGVSAPAEAAIITNGGKQALYNLIQAYVNPGDEVLIPSPYWVSYPDMVRLAGAEPAFVPTTAESGFKITLEALEKARTPKSTMLIINSPSNPTGCHHTQAELDAIAAWAFSRNVFVLSDEIYDQLVYEPAKPASMAGWWESKPEMVGIVNGLAKSFSMTGWRVGYALAHPDLIKAMSKLQGQSTSNVCSFVQKAAVAALTGPFDAVFAMRQAFARRRDLALSIINTWERAVCPTPQGAFYLFPDLSGYFTPEAPDSTTLCARIMEATGVVTVPGAAFGDDACLRLSYATDEKTLTEALTLMGGVLKG, from the coding sequence ATGCTCACCGCCCTGCGTCTCTCCTGCGTCAAGCCTTCGGCCACCCTGGCCATGAGCGCCAAGGCCAAAGAAATGAAAGCCGCCGGTCGACGGGTCTTGGACCTGTCCGCCGGGGAACCGGACTTCCCCACCCCGGCCCACGTCAAAGACGCGGCCAAGGCCGCCCTGGACGCCGACTTCACCCGGTACACCGCCGTGCCCGGCATCCCCGAGGCCCGGGCCGCCGTAGCCGGATATTTCAAGCAGTTCTACGGGGTGAGCGCGCCTGCCGAGGCCGCCATCATCACCAACGGCGGCAAGCAGGCCCTCTACAACCTGATCCAGGCCTACGTGAACCCCGGCGACGAGGTGCTCATCCCCTCCCCGTACTGGGTCAGCTATCCGGACATGGTGCGCCTGGCCGGGGCCGAACCGGCCTTTGTGCCCACCACCGCCGAAAGCGGCTTCAAGATCACCTTGGAGGCCCTGGAAAAGGCCCGCACCCCGAAGTCCACCATGCTCATCATCAATTCCCCGTCCAACCCCACGGGCTGCCACCATACCCAGGCTGAGCTGGACGCCATTGCGGCATGGGCCTTTTCCCGCAACGTCTTCGTCCTGTCCGACGAGATCTACGACCAACTGGTCTACGAACCCGCAAAGCCCGCCAGCATGGCCGGGTGGTGGGAAAGCAAACCAGAGATGGTGGGCATCGTCAACGGCCTGGCCAAAAGCTTTTCCATGACCGGATGGCGCGTGGGCTACGCCCTGGCCCACCCGGACCTCATCAAGGCCATGAGCAAGCTCCAGGGACAGTCCACCTCCAACGTCTGCTCGTTTGTGCAAAAGGCCGCCGTGGCCGCCCTGACCGGCCCCTTCGACGCCGTTTTCGCCATGCGCCAGGCCTTCGCCCGCCGCCGCGACCTGGCCCTGTCCATCATCAACACCTGGGAGCGGGCCGTGTGCCCCACCCCCCAGGGTGCGTTCTATCTTTTTCCCGACCTGTCGGGATATTTCACCCCCGAGGCCCCGGACAGCACGACCCTTTGCGCCAGGATCATGGAGGCCACGGGGGTGGTCACCGTGCCCGGTGCGGCCTTTGGCGACGACGCCTGCCTGCGGCTGTCCTACGCCACGGACGAAAAAACCCTCACTGAGGCCCTGACGCTCATGGGCGGGGTGCTCAAGGGATAG
- a CDS encoding sensor histidine kinase, whose amino-acid sequence MDKKPAKDVEQSLGLVKFISWSSLAFILLINLFLSIFLSNYGRQEVLSKQKEFARLLAENLNHQIYQRFTLPTVLGFGRVELQQPAQYEQLEKVITSTIHSFHVMDLRIYDFDKRISFATEKDLIGQTGYTGEAVVEALDNGKSDFQVLSRTGALGGILDFTPQPGAVILRTIYPLRTERPMSSGAPAGVIMGVLEITQDITEDYQKVVNFQRIIILSAVASSLALYVALAVIMRRAGRINAQRIQEREALERELQQQEKLAGMGRVVAGIAHEIRNPLGIIRSSAELLLKKAEKTGDPTSRILAAIFEESKRLSKTVGDFLDYARPKTPRQEDVDLALILDQVLAFLESKCEEHGVAVVRDYAKGAIIRGDKDLLYRAVYNIVGNALDAMVMAPAQSVPPGGHRLEIRLTADSNGVLLAIADTGPGFDPGHKDKAPDPFFTTKDTGTGLGLAIVKNILESHNATLTLDNAEDGGAKVEMRFLKKAC is encoded by the coding sequence TTGGACAAAAAACCCGCCAAGGACGTGGAACAGTCCCTGGGACTGGTCAAGTTCATCTCCTGGAGTTCTTTGGCGTTTATCCTGCTCATCAACCTTTTTCTGTCCATCTTCCTGTCCAACTACGGCCGCCAGGAGGTGCTCTCCAAACAGAAGGAGTTCGCCAGGCTCTTGGCCGAGAACCTGAACCACCAGATCTATCAGCGGTTCACCCTGCCCACGGTGTTGGGCTTTGGCCGGGTGGAATTGCAGCAACCCGCCCAGTACGAGCAGCTCGAAAAGGTCATCACCTCCACCATCCACAGCTTCCACGTCATGGACCTGCGCATCTACGACTTCGACAAGCGCATCTCCTTCGCCACGGAGAAAGACCTGATCGGCCAGACCGGCTACACCGGCGAGGCCGTGGTGGAGGCCCTGGACAACGGCAAAAGCGATTTCCAGGTGCTAAGCCGCACCGGGGCCCTGGGCGGCATCCTGGATTTCACCCCCCAGCCCGGGGCGGTCATCTTGCGCACCATCTACCCCCTGCGCACCGAGCGGCCCATGTCGTCCGGGGCCCCGGCCGGGGTCATCATGGGCGTTTTGGAGATCACCCAGGACATCACCGAGGACTACCAGAAGGTTGTCAATTTCCAGCGCATCATCATCCTCTCCGCCGTGGCCTCCTCCCTGGCCCTGTATGTGGCCCTGGCCGTGATCATGCGCCGGGCCGGACGCATCAACGCCCAGCGCATCCAGGAGCGCGAGGCCCTGGAGCGCGAACTGCAGCAGCAGGAGAAGCTGGCCGGCATGGGCCGGGTGGTGGCGGGCATCGCCCACGAGATCCGCAATCCCCTGGGCATCATCCGCAGCAGCGCCGAGCTTTTGCTCAAAAAGGCCGAAAAGACCGGCGATCCCACGAGCCGCATTCTGGCCGCCATTTTCGAGGAATCCAAGCGGTTGAGCAAAACCGTGGGCGATTTTCTGGACTACGCCCGGCCCAAGACCCCACGCCAGGAGGATGTGGATCTGGCCCTGATCCTGGATCAGGTGCTGGCCTTCCTGGAGTCCAAGTGCGAGGAGCACGGCGTGGCCGTCGTCCGCGACTACGCCAAGGGCGCCATCATTCGGGGCGACAAGGATCTGCTGTACCGCGCGGTCTACAACATCGTGGGCAACGCCCTGGACGCCATGGTCATGGCCCCGGCGCAAAGCGTTCCGCCGGGCGGCCACCGCCTGGAGATCCGTCTGACCGCCGACTCCAACGGGGTGCTTTTGGCCATCGCCGACACCGGCCCGGGGTTCGACCCCGGGCACAAGGACAAGGCCCCGGACCCGTTTTTCACCACCAAGGACACGGGCACCGGGCTTGGCCTGGCCATCGTCAAAAACATCCTGGAAAGCCATAACGCCACCCTCACCCTGGACAACGCCGAGGACGGCGGGGCCAAGGTGGAGATGCGCTTTCTCAAGAAGGCGTGCTGA
- the hydE gene encoding [FeFe] hydrogenase H-cluster radical SAM maturase HydE → MDAKDILAALQDEAGQENLFRQADEVRRRYCGDVAQLRGVVHFSNCCCRDDLYCGLRKSNTDIKRFRMTGDQIVETAMAIAEAGLGTVVLQSGEDYHYTRELLCSVIRRIVDNADVAVTLSLGERPDDDLRAFRDAGASRYLMKHETMNPDLYARMRPGLRLTDRLRTIETLRSLGYQTGVGNVVGLPGQTDEDLAADIAFFQDFQPDMVNIGPFIPHADTPLRGEAVGDMDRMLRVFALTRIVTGNTHLAAANTVATLAPEDGQYRAFVQGGANVIMPNCNPFLKSKTDKIEYEFQITTKKRYVSIAEAKDVLRRAGRETAAGKGDSLKMQGGTCD, encoded by the coding sequence ATGGACGCAAAAGACATTCTGGCCGCCCTGCAGGATGAAGCGGGACAAGAGAACCTGTTCCGGCAGGCCGACGAGGTGCGCAGGCGATACTGCGGCGACGTGGCCCAGCTTCGCGGCGTGGTGCATTTCTCCAACTGCTGCTGCCGCGACGACCTGTATTGCGGCCTGCGCAAAAGCAACACGGACATCAAGCGGTTCCGGATGACCGGGGACCAGATCGTGGAGACGGCCATGGCCATTGCCGAGGCGGGCCTTGGCACCGTGGTCCTGCAATCCGGCGAGGACTACCACTACACCCGGGAGCTGCTGTGTTCCGTCATCCGGCGGATCGTGGACAACGCCGACGTGGCCGTCACCTTAAGCCTGGGGGAGCGGCCCGACGACGACCTGCGGGCCTTCCGGGACGCCGGCGCCAGCCGCTACCTCATGAAGCACGAGACCATGAACCCGGATCTCTACGCCAGGATGCGCCCCGGGCTGCGGCTTACGGATCGGCTGCGGACCATCGAGACCCTGCGCTCCCTGGGCTACCAGACCGGGGTGGGCAACGTGGTGGGCCTGCCGGGACAGACGGATGAGGATCTCGCTGCGGACATCGCCTTTTTCCAGGACTTTCAGCCGGACATGGTCAACATCGGCCCGTTCATCCCCCACGCGGACACGCCCCTGCGCGGCGAGGCGGTCGGCGACATGGACCGCATGCTCCGGGTGTTCGCCCTGACCCGGATCGTGACCGGAAACACCCATCTGGCGGCGGCCAACACCGTGGCCACCCTGGCCCCCGAGGACGGGCAATACCGGGCCTTTGTCCAGGGCGGGGCCAACGTGATCATGCCCAACTGCAACCCCTTTCTCAAAAGCAAGACGGACAAGATCGAATACGAATTCCAGATCACCACGAAAAAACGCTACGTCTCCATCGCGGAGGCCAAAGACGTCCTGCGCCGGGCCGGACGGGAGACGGCGGCGGGAAAAGGGGATTCCCTCAAGATGCAAGGAGGAACTTGTGATTAA